The Balaenoptera acutorostrata chromosome 10, mBalAcu1.1, whole genome shotgun sequence genome has a window encoding:
- the STAB1 gene encoding stabilin-1 isoform X2, translating into MAGPWDHHLLCLLALCLAGSSFIGGQKVQSRRCDMKTKFVTHIPCTPCPAIKKRVCPSGWLREFPEKISQDCRYEVQLGDSLLSMSGCSLECSKDVVQKACCPGYWGSQCYECPGGAETPCNSHGTCLDGIDRNGTCVCQENFSGSACQECRDPNRFGPACQSVCSCVHGVCRHGPLGDGSCLCFAGFTGPHCDQELPVCQALNCPQNSQCSAEAPTCSCLPGHTQQGGECLAPDPCQPSPCSPVAQCSVSPRGQAQCRCPENYHGDGTVCLPQDPCTTNNGGCPSNSTLCLYKRPGQATCSCKPGLVSTNHNASAGCFAYCFPYSCDRSATCQVTPDGKTSCVCKEGEVGDGRACYGHLLHEVQKASQTSMTLLRLRVAFAMLDQGCREILSTSGPFTVLAPSISSRTMNASLAQQLCRQHIIAGQHMLEESGTQPTRRWWTLAGQEITVTFSRFRKYTYKYKDQPQQTFTIHKANYPAANGIFHVVTALRWQPPPELPEDPKRTIGQILASTEAFTRFETILENCGLPSFLDGPGPFTVFAPSNEAVDGLRDGRLVYLFTAGLSKLQELVRYHVYSHGQLTVEKLISKGRVLTMANQVLAVNISEEGRILLGPEGVPLRRVGVLAANGVIHMLEGILLPPTILPILPKLCNEEQHKVVAGSCVDCQALNTSMCPPNSVKLDISPEECVYIHDPTGLNVLKKGCAHYCNQTILKPGCCKGFFGPDCVQCPGGFSNPCYGKGNCSDGVQGSGACLCFPDYKGIACHICSNPNKHGDQCREDCGCVHGLCDNRPGSGGVCQRGTCAPGFSGRFCNESTGNCGPTEQAQQCHLHARCVNQGDVARCLCLDGFEGDGFSCTPSNPCSRPDRGGCSENAECVPGAPGTHHCTCHKGWSGDGRVCVAIDECELDVRGGCHADALCSYVGPGQSQCTCKLGFAGDGYVCSPIDPCRAGNGGCHDLATCRAVGGGQRVCTCPPGYGGDGFSCYGDIFQELEANAHFSIFYQWIKGAGITLPADSRVTALVPSESAIRRLSPEDQAFWLQPRMLPQVVRAHFLQGALSEEELARLDGQSVATLSPTARWEIHNISGRVWVQNASVDVADLLATNGVLHVLSQVLLPPRGDVLGGQGLLQQLDSVPAFRLFRELLQRHRLVPQIEAATAYTIFVPTNHSLEAQANSSGLDLDVVRHHVILGEALSTEALRRGGHRNSLLGPVHWLVFYNHSGQPEVNHVPLEGPVLEAPGRSLFGLSGVLTVGSSRCLHSHAEALREKCVNCTRKFRCTQGYQLEDTPKKSCVYRSGYSFSRGCSYTCAKKIQVPDCCPGFFGTLCEPCPGGLGGVCSGHGQCQDRLLGSGECRCHEGFHGTACEMCELGRYGPNCTGVCDCAHGLCQEGLRGDGSCVCNVGWQGLRCDQKITGPQCPQKCDPNANCVQDSAAAPACVCAAGYSGDGIYCAVVDPCAHDHGGCSPHANCTNVAPGQRTCTCLDGYTGDGELCQEVNSCLIHHGGCHMHAECIPTGPQQVSCSCREGYSGDGIRTCVLLDPCSQNNGGCSPYAVCKSTGDGQRMCTCDAVHTVGDGFTCRARVGLELLRDKHASFFSLHLLEYKELKGNGPFTIFVPHADLMTNLSQDELARIRANRQLVFRYHVAGCRQLRSQELLEEGYATTLSGHPLRFSEREGSIYINDFARMVSSDHVAVNGVLHFIDRVLLPPEALHWEPDAAPIPRRNFTAAAESFGYKIFSGLVTMAGLLPLLRDSFHRPFTMLWPTDSALQALPPDRQVWLYHKDHRDKLAAILRGHVIRNVEALASDLPNLGPLRTMHGTLISFSCSRARPGELTVGEEDARIVQRHLPFEGGLAYGIDQLLEPPGLGARCDRFETRPLWLKVCSICGLEPPCPEGSQEQGSPEACWRYFSKFWTSPPLHSLALRSVWARPSHWGQPQGLGRGCYRNCVTTTWKPSCCPGHYGSECRACPGGASSPCNGHGTCMDGMSGSGYCRCRSRFAGMACELCAPGAFGPLCQACNCTSHGHCDEGLGGSGSCFCDEGWTGPHCEVQLGEWALCLCPPCTLVYTCTHQCMPQLHTEVEGGLGGQPLTWMCGVGPGGQSCSLCVLHPAHPRPCAALATAVSAAWATKGMAARAQVSGNVRWEAPLPSPPLLSPGPTTLSLPPVVDLCQDGRGGCSEHANCSQVGTVVTCTCLPDYEGDGWSCRARNPCEDGHRGGCSEHADCLSTGPNTRRCACHAGYVGDGLQCLEEPEPPVDRCLDQPPPCHVDAVCTDLHFQEKRAGVFHLQAPSGPYSLNFSQAEAACGAQGAVLASLPQLSAAQQLGLHLCLVGWLANGSAAHPVVFPAADCGDGQVGVVSLGARENLSERWDAYCYRMQDVACQCRDGFVGDGASVCNGKLLDVLATTANFSTFYGVCRGPGSGPGGWYSRDPCGESLPTTLSPPSQMLLGYANATPRGLDFLDFLDDELTYKTLFVPVNEGFMDNLTLSGPDLELHASNTTFLSTNASQGTLLPAHSGLSLIISDTGPDNSSQAPVVPGAVVVSHVIVWDIVAFNGIIHTLASPLLAPPQPRAVVAPEARPVAAGAGAVVAAGVLLGLAAGALYLRARSRSAGFGFSAFQAEDDAADDFSPWQEGTSPTLVSVPNPVFGSHDAFCEPFDSSPQDSLLEDDFPDTQRILEVK; encoded by the exons ATGGCAGGGCCCTGGGACCACCACCTGCTCTGCCTCCTGGCCCTCTGCCTGGCAGGCTCCAGCTTCATCGGGGGGCAGAAG GTACAGTCCAGACGCTGCGACATGAAGACCAAGTTTGTCACTCACATACCCTGCACCCCGTGCCCTGCCATCAAGAAGCGGGTGTGTCCTTCGGGCTGGCTTCGGGAGTTCCCGGAGAAGATCTCACAGGACTGCCG ATACGAGGTCCAGCTGGGGGACTCTTTGTTGTCTATGAGCGGCTGCAGCCTGGAGTGCTCGAAGGACGTGGTGCAGAAGGCCTGCTGCCCTGGCTACTGGGGGTCCCAGTGCTATG AGTGCCCTGGGGGTGCCGAGACCCCATGCAACAGCCACGGAACCTGCCTGGATGGCATAGACAGGAACGGGACCTGTGTGTGCCAG GAAAACTTCAGCGGCTCAGCCTGCCAGGAGTGTAGAGACCCCAACCGGTTCGGTCCTGCCTGCCAGTCAG TCTGCAGCTGTGTGCATGGCGTGTGCCGCCATGGGCCACTCGGGGATGGAAGCTGCCTGTGCTTTGCTGGATTCACTGGACCCCACTGTGACCAAG AGCTCCCCGTCTGCCAGGCCCTGAACTGTCCTCAGAACTCCCAGTGCTCTGCAGAGGCCCCTACCTGCAGCTGCCTGCCTGGCCACACCCAGCAGGGCGGCGAATGCCTAG CCCCTGACCCCTGCCAGCCGTCGCCCTGCTCCCCAGTTGCCCAGTGCTCCGTGAGCCCCAGGGGGCAGGCACAGTGTCGCTGCCCTGAGAACTACCATGGGGACGGAACAGTGTGTCTGCCCCAGGACCCATGCACCACCAACAACGGCGGCTGCCCCAGCAACTCCACCTTATGTCTGTACAAGAGGCCAGGCCAG GCCACCTGCTCATGTAAGCCAGGCCTGGTCAGCACCAACCACAATGCCTCCGCGGGCTGCTTCGCCTACTGCTTCCCCTACTCCTGTGACCGGTCAGCCACCTGCCAGGTGACCCCTGATGGAAAGACCAG CTGTGTGTGCAAGGAGGGCGAGGTGGGAGATGGGCGTGCCTGCTACGGCCACCTGCTCCACGAGGTGCAGAAGGCCAGCCAGACGAGCATGACGTTACTGCGGCTGAGAGTCGCCTTTGCCATGCTGG accagggctgccGGGAGATCCTCAGCACGTCGGGCCCATTCACCGTGCTGGCACCGTCCATATCCTCCAGGACCATGAAC GCATCCCTTGCCCAGCAGCTCTGCAGACAGCACATCATCGCAGGGCAGCACATGCTGGAGGAGTCAGGGACCCAGCCTACACGCAGGTGGTGGACGCTAGCTGGACAGGAGATCACCGTCACTTTCAGCCGCTTCAGG AAATACACCTACAAGTACAAAGACCAGCCCCAACAGACATTCACCATCCACAAGGCCAACTACCCAGCAGCCAATGGCATCTTCCACGTGGTCACTGCCCTGCGATGGCAGCCCCCACCAGAGCTCCCTGAGGACCCCAAG AGGACCATCGGCCAGATCCTTGCCTCCACTGAGGCCTTCACCCGGTTTGAAACCATCCTGGAG AACTGTGGGCTGCCCTCCTTCCTGGATGGCCCTGGGCCCTTCACAGTCTTTGCCCCCAGCAATGAGGCAGTGGATGGCTTGCGGGATGGCCGCCTGGTCTACCTCTTCACAGCG GGTCTCTCCAAACTGCAGGAGCTGGTGAGGTACCATGTCTATAGCCACGGCCAG ctGACTGTTGAGAAGCTCATCTCCAAGGGCCGGGTCCTCACCATGGCAAACCAGGTCCTGGCTGTGAATATCtcagaggag GGGCGCATCCTGCTGGGACCTGAGGGGGTCCCCCTACGGAGGGTGGGCGTGCTGGCTGCCAACGGCGTCATCCACATGCTGGAGGGCATCCTGCTGCCCCCGACCATCCTGCCCATCCTGCCCAagctctgcaacgaagagcagcacAAGGTCGTGGCG GGCTCCTGTGTGGACTGCCAAGCCCTGAACACCAGCATGTGCCCCCCCAACAGCGTGAAGCTG GACATCTCCCCTGAGGAGTGTGTCTACATCCATGACCCTACTGGGCTGAACGTCCTGAAGAAGGGCTGCGCCCACTACTGCAACCAGACCATCCTG AAACCTGGCTGCTGCAAAGGGTTTTTTGGGCCTGACTGTGTGCAGTGTCCTGGGGGCTTCTCCAACCCCTGCTATGGCAAAGGCAAC tgCAGTGATGGGGTCCAGGGCAGCGGGGCCTGCCTCTGCTTCCCAGACTACAAGGGCATCGCCTGCCACATCTGCTCCAACCCAAACAAGCATGGAGACCAGTGCCGGGAAG ACTGCGGCTGTGTCCACGGTCTATGTGACAACCGTCCAGGCAGTGGGGGGGTGTGCCAGCGTGGCACATGTGCCCCAGGCTTCAGTGGCCGCTTCTGCAACGAGTCCACAGGGAACTGTGGGCCCACAGAACAGGCCCAGCAGTGCCACCTGCATGCCCGCTGCGTTAACCAGGGGGATGTTGCCAG gtgtcTCTGTCTCGATGGCTTTGAGGGTGACGGCTTCTCCTGCACACCCAGCAACCCCTGCTCTCGCCCAGACCGTGGCGGATGCTCGGAGAAT GCTGAGTGTGTCCCTGGGGCCCCAGGCACCCACCACTGCACATGCCACAAGGGCTGGAGTGGGGACGGTCGTGTCTGCGTGGCCATCGACGAGTGTGAGCTGGATGTGCGAGGCGGCTGCCACGCTGACGCCCTCTGCAGCTATGTGGGACCCGGGCAG AGCCAGTGCACCTGCAAGCTGGGATTCGCGGGGGACGGCTACGTGTGCAGTCCCATTGACCCCTGCCGGGCAGGCAACGGTGGCTGCCATGATCTG GCCACCTGCCGGGCAGTGGGAGGAGGTCAGCGGGTCTGCACATGCCCCCCTGGCTATGGGGGTGATGGCTTCAGCTGCTACGGAGACATCTTCCAA gaGCTGGAGGCAAATGCCCACTTCTCCATCTTCTACCAGTGGATCAAG GGGGCCGGCATCACTCTTCCTGCTGACAGCCGAGTCACAGCCCTGGTGCCCTCGGAGTCTGCCATCCGTAGGCTGAGCCCTGAGGACCAGGCCTTCTGGCTGCAGCCGAGGATGCTACCGCAAGTGGTCAG GGCCCATTTTCTCCAGGGCGCCCTGTCTGAGGAGGAGCTGGCCCGGCTGGATGGGCAGAGTGTAGCCACCCTGAGCCCCACCGCACGCTGGGAGATTCACAACATCAGTGGG AGGGTCTGGGTGCAGAATGCCAGCGTGGACGTGGCTGACCTCCTTGCCACCAATGGTGTCCTACATGTCCTCAGTCAG GTCTTACTGCCTCCGAGAGGGGATGTGCTGGGGGGGCAGGGATTGCTGCAGCAGCTGGACTCAGTGCCTGCCTTCCGCCTCTTCCGGGAGCTGCTGCAG CGCCACAGGCTGGTACCCCAGATTGAGGCTGCCACCGCCTACACCATCTTCGTGCCAACCAACCACTCTCTGGAGGCCCAGGCCAACAGCAGCGGCCTG gACTTGGACGTAGTGCGACACCATGTGATCCTGGGGGAGGCGCTTTCCACAGAGGCCCTGCGCAGGGGGGGACACCGCAACTCCCTCCTGGGCCCTGTGCACTGGCTTGTCTTCTACAACCATAGTGGCCAg CCTGAGGTGAACCACGTGCCGCTGGAAGGCCCTGTGCTGGAGGCCCCTGGCCGCTCACTGTTTGGCCTGTCCGGGGTCCTGACAGTGGGCTCAAGCCGCTGCCTGCACAGCCACGCAGAGGCCCTGCGG GAGAAATGTGTAAATTGCACCCGGAAATTCCGCTGCACTCAAGGCTACCAGCTGGAG GACACCCCCAAGAAGAGTTGTGTCTACCGGTCTGGCTACTCCTTCTCCCGGGGCTGTTCTTACACGTGTGCCAAGAAGATCCAG GTGCCTGACTGCTGCCCTGGCTTCTTCGGCACACTGTGTGAGCCGTGCCCGGGGGGTCTGGGTGGTGTGTGCTCGGGCCACGGGCAGTGTCAGGACAGGCTCCTGGGCAGTGGGGAGTGCCGCTGCCACGAGGGCTTCCACGGAACGGCCTGTGAGATGTGTGAGCTGGGCCGCTACGGGCCCAACTGCACTGGAG TGTGTGACTGTGCCCACGGGCTGTGCCAGGAGGGGCTCCGAGGGGACGGAAGCTGTGTCTGTAACGTGGGTTGGCAGGGCCTCCGCTGTGACCAGA AAATCACTGGCCCTCAATGCCCGCAGAAGTGTGACCCCAATGCCAA CTGCGTCCAGGACTCGGCTGCAGCCCCTGCCTGCGTCTGTGCCGCGGGGTACTCGGGCGACGGCATCTACTGTGCAG TGGTGGACCCTTGTGCCCATGACCACGGGGGCTGCTCCCCCCACGCCAACTGCACCAATGTGGCACCTGGTCAGCGGACATGCACCTGCCTGGATGGCTACACGGGTGATGGGGAGCTGTGCCAGG AAGTTAACAGCTGTCTCATCCACCACGGGGGCTGCCACATGCACGCCGAATGTATCCCCACAGGCCCCCAGCAG GTCTCCTGCAGCTGCCGCGAGGGTTACAGTGGGGACGGCATCCGGACTTGTGTGCTCCTGGACCCCTGCTCCCAG AACAATGGAGGCTGCAGCCCCTATGCTGTGTGCAAAAGCACAGGGGATGGCCAGAGGATGTGTACCTGCGATGCAGTCCACACTGTGGGTGATGGCTTCACCTGCCGTGCCCGAGTCGGCCTG GAGCTCCTTCGGGACAAGCATGCCTCATTCTTCAGCCTCCATCTCCTG GAATACAAGGAGCTCAAGGGGAATGGGCCTTTCACAATCTTTGTGCCGCATGCAGATCTAATGACCAACCTGTCGCAG GATGAGCTGGCCCGGATTCGTGCCAATCGCCAGCTTGTGTTCCGCTATCACGTGGCTGGTTGCCGGCAGCTGCGAAGCCAGGAGCTGCTAGAGGAGGGCTATGCCACCACACTCTCCGGGCACCCGCTGCGCTTCAGTGAGAGGGAG ggcagcATATACATCAATGACTTCGCACGCATGGTGAGCAGCGACCATGTGGCTGTGAACGGTGTCTTGCATTTCATCGACCGTGTCCTGCTGCCACCTGAAGCGCTGCACTGGGAGCCTGACGCTGCCCCGATTCCGCGG AGAAACTTCACCGCCGCTGCGGAGAGCTTCGGTTACAAGATCTTCAGTGGCCTTGTGACG ATGGCTGGCCTGCTGCCCCTGCTTCGAGATTCATTCCATAGGCCCTTCACAATGCTGTGGCCCACAGACTCCGCCCTGCAAGCTTTGCCTCCCGATCGCCAGGTCTGGCTATACCATAAAGACCACCGTGACAAGCTGGCAGCCATTCTGCGGGGCCACGTGATCCGCAATGTCGAG GCCTTGGCATCTGACCTGCCCAACCTGGGCCCACTGCGCACCATGCATGGGACCCTCATCTCCTTCTCCTGCAGCCGTGCCCGGCCG GGTGAGCTCACGGTGGGAGAGGAGGACGCCCGGATTGTGCAGCGACACCTGCCCTTTGAGGGGGGCCTGGCCTACGGCATTGACCAGCTGCTGGAGCCACCTGGCCTTGGTGCCCGGTGTGACCGCTTTGAGACTCGGCCTCTGTGGCTG AAGGTTTGCAGCATTTGTGGGCTGGAACCACCCTGTCCTGAGGGCTCACAGGAGCAG GGCAGCCCTGAAGCCTGCTGGCGCTACTTCTCAAAGTTCTGGACGTCTCCTCCGCTGCACTCCTTGGCACTGCGCAGTGTTTGGGCCCGGCCCAGCCACTGGGGTCAGCCCCAAGGCCTGGGCAGGGGCTGCTACCGCAACTGTGTCACCACCACCTGGAAGCCCAGCTGCTGCCCTGGTCACTATGGCAGTGAGTGCCGAG CTTGCCCTGGGGGTGCCAGCAGCCCCTGTAATGGCCATGGCACGTGCATGGACGGCATGAGCGGCAGCGGGTACTGTAGGTGCCGTTCGAGGTTTGCCGGGATGGCATGTGAACTCTGTGCCCCGGGTGCCTTTGGGCCCCTTTGCCAAG cctgcaaCTGTACCTCCCATGGCCACTGCGATGAGGGCTTGGGGGGCTCCGGCTCCTGCTTCTGTGATGAGGGCTGGACTGGGCCACACTGTGAGGTGCAGCTGGGTGAGTGGGCCCTGTGCTTGTGCCCGCCCTGCACACTTGTATACACTTGCACACACCAGTGCATGCCCCAACTGCACACTGAGGTGGAAGGGGGTCTAGGAGGGCAGCCACTAACCTGGATGTGTGGGGTGGGCCCCGGGGGACAGAGCTGCAGCCTGTGTGTGCTCCACCCTGCGCATCCCAGGCCGTGTGCCGCGCTGGCCACAGCTGTGAGTGCAGCCTGGGCTACGAAGGGGATGGCCGCACGTGCACAGGTGAGCGGGAATGTGAGGTGGGaggccccactcccctcccctcctctcctgtcGCCTGGTCCAACCACCCTCTCGCTGCCTCCAGTGGTAGACCTGTGCCAGGATGGGCGTGGCGGCTGCAGCGAGCATGCCAACTGCAGCCAGGTAGGCACAGTGGTCACCTGCACCTGCCTGCCCGACTATGAGGGTGACGGCTGGAGCTGCCGGGCCCGCAACCCCTGTGAGGATGGCCACCGCGGGGGCTGCAGCGAGCACGCCGACTGCCTGAGCACTGGACCG AACACACGGCGCTGTGCGTGCCACGCTGGCTACGTGGGCGATGGACTGCAGTGTCTGGAGGAGCCTGAGCCGCCTGTGGACCGCTGCCTGGACCAGCCACCACCCTGTCACGTGGATGCTGTGTGCACTGACCTGCACTTCCAGG AAAAACGAGCCGGTGTCTTCCACCTCCAGGCCCCCAGTGGCCCCTACAGCCTGAATTTCTCACAGGCCGAGGCAGCCTGTGGGGCCCAAGGAGCTGTCCTtgcttctctccctcagctctcTGCTGCCCAGCAG CTGGGCCTTCACCTCTGCCTTGTGGGCTGGCTGGCCAACGGCTCGGCTGCCCATCCCGTCGTTTTCCCGGCAGCAGACTGTGGCGATGGTCAGGTGGGCGTGGTCAGTCTGGGTGCCCGGGAGAACCTGTCGGAGCGCTGGGACGCCTACTGCTACCGCATGCAAG ACGTGGCCTGCCAATGCCGCGATGGCTTCGTGGGCGATGGGGCCAGCGTGTGCAATGGGAAGCTGCTTGATGTGCTGGCCACCACTGCCAACTTCTCCACCTTCTATGGGGTGTGCAGGGGCCCAGGCTCAGGACCAGGGGGGTGGTACAGCCGGGATCCCTGTGGAGAGAGCCTACCCACTACCCTGTCCCCACCATCCCAGATGCTACTGGGCTACGCCAATGCCACCCCGAGGGGTCTCGACTTCCTGGACTTCCTGGACGACGAGCTCACCTACAAGACACTCTTCGTCCCTGTCAACGAAGGCTTTATGGACAACCTC ACACTGAGCGGCCCAGACCTGGAGCTACACGCCTCCAATACCACCTTCCTGAGCACCAACGCCAGCCAGGGTACCTTGCTTCCCGCCCACTCGGGCCTCAGCCTCATCATCAGTGACACGGGCCCTGACAACAGTTCTCAGGCCCCTGTG GTCCCAGGAGCAGTTGTGGTTAGCCACGTCATCGTGTGGGACATCGTGGCCTTCAACGGCATCATCCACACTCTGGCCAGCCCCCTCTTGGCACCCCCGCAGCCT CGGGCAGTGGTGGCCCCGGAGGCCCGACCTGTGGCAGCAGGCGCGGGGGCTGTGGTAGCTGCTGGAGTGCTCCTTGGCCTCGCGGCCGGAGCCCTCTACCTTCGTGCCCGAAGCAGGTCCGCAGGCTTTGGCTTCTCTGCCTTCCAG GCGGAAGATGATGCTGCTGATGACTTCTCCCCATGGCAGGAAGGGACGAGCCCAACCCTGGTCTCTGTCCCCAACCCGGTCTTTGGTAGCCATGATGCCTTTTGTGAGCCCTTTGAC tccTCCCCTCAGGACTCGCTCCTGGAGGACGACTTCCCTGACACCCAGAGGATCCTCGAGGTCAAGTGA